Genomic segment of Paenibacillus macerans:
TGCTGTCGCTTTACAACCTGATCTTTTTCTTCCCGGCACCGATCATTTTGGCCTTGCTCCTGAATGAAATCCGCCGGTCCTTCTTCAAACGGACGATTCAGACGATGATTTACGTTCCGCATTTTATTTCGATGGTCATTGTGGCCAGTTTGACTTACGTGTTTTTGACGACTGAGGGCGGCATGGTAAACGAATTTTTGTATACGTTTACAGGAGAAAAGATCGATTTCCTGTCCAGCCCGGACTGGTTCCGGCCCCTGATCATTTTGCAGACGATTTGGAAGGAGTGCGGCTGGGGGACGATCATCTTCCTCGCGGCGCTGGCCGGGGTGGACGTGGAGCAGTACGAGGCAGCCATCGTCGACGGGGCGAGCCGCTGGCGGCAGCTATGGCATATTACGCTGCCGTCGATCCGCAGCACGATCGTCATCCTGCTGATCCTGCGCATGGGGACGATTCTCGATAACGGCTTCGAACAAATTTACCTCATGATGAACGCGCTGAACCGCGAGGTGGCCGAAGTGTTCGACACGTATGTGTACACGCTGGGGATCACCCAGGGGGCGTTCAGCTACAGTACGGC
This window contains:
- a CDS encoding ABC transporter permease, which gives rise to MNQPPIKSKRETRWRRLRRDKWLYLLLTPGVLYFIIFKYVPMWGVLLAFKNYQPFLGFWKSEWVGFEHFRVFFQNPDFFMLLRNTLVLSLYNLIFFFPAPIILALLLNEIRRSFFKRTIQTMIYVPHFISMVIVASLTYVFLTTEGGMVNEFLYTFTGEKIDFLSSPDWFRPLIILQTIWKECGWGTIIFLAALAGVDVEQYEAAIVDGASRWRQLWHITLPSIRSTIVILLILRMGTILDNGFEQIYLMMNALNREVAEVFDTYVYTLGITQGAFSYSTAVGLFKSVIGVTLVLGTNWLAKKSGESGLY